The window CTATAAGATAGTTTGAAGTTTAACTATAACGCGTGTAGTGAAGTAGCCTACTTTTCAAGTGGTTGTGGTGTAAGCAGCTTGCAAGCCAACAATACTATAGTGATGATCATTGATCACGTTTGCTTTTgaataacaaagaaacaaaatatacgTATTAGAAACTTATGTATTAGTAACATCAAACAGCATATAAAAGTGCTACTTTGTTATAGTCAAGGTCACACAACAGAAATAAACTTTGTTGGCACCGCTCAAATAGAACATGGGGTCGCTGCACGCGtaaaagaaataaacttttatttgaaaaatgataTTGGCACCCCTCAACTAGAAGTCGTTGCATTCGTACAGTAGGTTAGAGTATCATTTTCACACCACACCTTCAAAtccaaacaaacaatttcaaggTCGATTACATTGATATACGCCAAGTCAGGGAAGATTATGCACTACAATTTGTGGTTTTTATCTTTACTGtagatttaaaaaagaaagaaatgttTGAGAAATCCAGCAATCAGTGTATTTTGTGGCCCTCTACGGGAAATCAGCGAGTCTGTCTCTCCAAACATATTAAGTTTTACGCAATTACGCTaagtttttcagaaaaaatatgATTGGACTTTTCACCTTGCCATGTATTTTGCTATTCTACATTCCTTTTAGATGTATGAGCTACATTTTTTCTCGCACGACGTTCATATAAACATGTGGTGTTACTTGAACACTTGTCCTTTAACTAAACACTTTCCACGCCGCGTTATTTGACGGCGGTGGctgtataatttataaacgTGCGACGTTATGTACTTTGTTACTCCAGTCTAAACTTTCTGAAGTTTAGCTCCACAGTAaacgatttattttttctatatGTGAACACTGTTAGCCGCCTACAAGCCAGCATCCGTGACACCCAAACTGCTTACCCCGCCATCCTGAACAAGCTTCTCCATACGCTTCAAGTCTGCTCAACGTTCGCTTCGACCCACCCACTTCGTTCGACATGGAACCACTCCGTTGCCATGGACTCACTCTCTCGCGCTGGTTTTCAACGACGCAAAGTGAACCACTACTGTTTTGGTTTACTAagattttgaattttgttattttcgaCCTCGTTACTAGGAGGGGAGTATTGTGGTGTTATTTAGGCACTTGTACTTTCATATATACAAAATACATGTGTGTAGGCTATGTATTGCATCTTAATGTAACTAAGATACTTTGTAAACGACAAATTTGAAGAATTAAATTACTGAGATATTTGCGACAAGTCAGTTGCCTTTGGTATATAGCTAACGTAGTGTTGTCATTGCAATGCATGGAaaaggaaattattttttcccGTTGCTGGTGCCAGTAATGCTTCCGTCTTATTTGGAATAAGCTCCGGTTGCACAAAACAGGAAAGATACCTATGACAGTAAAACGTTTAGACTGTGTGTAACTCTAAAGTGTAAACAGTGCAAAAACTAATGGTTTGGTTACAAACTACAACTTAATATTGTAACGAAGATGTCTTTTGTGCAGATTTTGAATTTAGTAAAATATTAGAGTGTATTTCAATAATAgttgtaaatattaaattttatccTTTGTTTAAAATCAAGAGCGTTTGGTTGAAATCTAAAACACTGTCTGCAGCGAAagacattttgattttaagCGTAAATTACAACAGGAAGAAAGTACCGTTAATTTTAAAGTGGTTTACTGTCACGTTTTAAAATGAGTTGACATGAAAATACCTTAACGATATACTTTTAACAGTTTCCAATTAGTAATGCATGCAGCATAAGCAGTTAAGGCGCAGCATCAACCCAAAACGTAACACTGAATTAGTTCGTTTGTGTATACAGGTCATAAGTAACTTATGTTGGACgtgtaaataaattgtttatcgTTCATATTTATTCGCTCAAGGATTCTCGTAGCCTTTGCTGAACAAAATGTCGTCACACTTTTTCCGAAGCCTACCAAAGTTATACAATAGAAAACAACATGCGCTAGCCCGTTACAAACCTCTGTACAAAGATGCTGTAAAATCATTAATGGGTTTCCAAAAATGGGAGATTTATGAAGGAATTAAGTTTGACTACAATGGTACCAGGACCATGTTGATGAAGGAATTGTTGAGAAATATTGATATCACTGATAAAGATCTCAATAAAATGAACGTGATTCACGTAGCCGGAAGCAAAGGAAAAGGATCAACGTGCACTTTTGTTGAAAGCATTCTCCGGCATCATGGGGTGCGAACCGGTCTTTTGACATCACCTCACGTCATTGAAAATCGTGAAAGATTCCACATAGATGGCAAGCCTATTTCAGCTGAATTGTTTGGAAACTACTTTTGGGAAGTATGTGATAGATTGGGGAAGTTTGATAATCTTCAAGATGTCGTTCCGTCCTACTTTTGGTTCTTGAATATGTTGGGTTTTTATATATTCAAGCATGAGAAAGTTGATGCTGTTATTGTAGAAGTTGGAATAGGTGGCGCATACGATTCAACTAATGTGGTCAACCAACCTACTGTATGTGGTATTACATCTTTAGCTCTTGAACATACTGATGATTTGGGCAAATCCATGAAAATGGTCGCTTGGCATAAAGCCGGCATACTTAAACGAAATGCACCTGCGTTTGTTGTTCCACAAACACCAGAATGTATGAGTGTGATACAGAGAAAGGCTGAAGAAATTGGGACCGTTGTTAAAGTGGTACCCAGTCTAACTGATTACTGGAACGATGATGATTTGATTGATTTAAAACTTGGTCTACCCGGTGAACATCAAACTACAAATGCTTCATTGGCGTTGCAACTATCTCATTACTGGCTGAGTCGTCACCAAAATAACACAGGTAACAGACAGGAATTAACGTATTTCAATCTTCAAGGTTCTAACTCTCATGCCTTACCGTTTCAAATCAGCAAGCTTGCCAAAAAAGCTTTGTCAGAAAGCCATTTGTTAGGACGggctgaaaaaataaaatgtggaTCAGTTACATTTTATCTTGATGGGGCTCACACTGCTGAAAGCATTGAACTGGCAGCCAACTGGTTTCGAGAAGAAGCTGAGAAAGAAGCAGCGCTGCTGGATGTCCCATGCGAGAAAGTGTTGATATTCAACGTTTCTGGAGAAAGGGACGCCaccagttttttaaaattgcttCAACCATTCAATTTTAGTGGAGCAATTTTCACTACAAATGATAtgtctttgaaaaaaaatctgtTTCTTGATGAAACAATACGAGCCGATAATTACTCGGAGGAAGAGGAATCGAGGAAAATTCATCATAATTTGAATGAGTGGAAATCAATGTGCGGTGGTAATCCAACGAACGTTGAAAATTCTCATGTGTTTCCCAGCGCAGCAGATGCATTGTGTTGGTTGTCAAGCCACTTAGATGAAGATACTTTCAACCGTATTGCTCCGTTGGCGAGTTCGGAGCAAATAAAAGTTAGTAGTTTTCATGGAAAGCATGTACAAGTTTTTGTGACTGGAAGTTTTCGACTGGTTGGAGCTTACCTTAGACTTTTAGACTTTGAGCAACACACCtgattgttttcttgttttctgtttaaattttgttatacACAGACTGTTTTATATTTCTGTGCAATTATTcaatgtaaaatttgtaatatGTAACACATATTTAGAAACTGCTGGAAAAGCTTGTAACATTTTAAAGTGGATGTGGCTGCTTATATAAGAAGGCAACTTTGCCACTGTTTCTATTTATAGTTCCGTCATTAATTGTTGCTTAAAAATAGTGTCATTTTCAGCGCATGTTCAAATAAGAAGTTCTAAAATGTATCGCTTTTTTCTTACTATCATGATGCAAAGCGGTTCCGATAAAAACGCTTGGatttatttaatgtttttgttttcttggcAAGATAAAGGAATAATTGAGCATGGTCAACTGCTCTTGTTATGAAAACGCCGTCACATCCTACTTAAGAATTGTCATGCAATTTATTTGTCACAGAAAcaattgtattgtatataatGTTTTACTGTATGTAGGGTGGGAGAAAACGATCACAAAGTTTCCATCACTGTAGTGGAAATTGGTCGGTCAAAAATTGTAATCAATACTTCTGTcgacaaacatttttgcacacACTTTTTGCTTTTACAGTATGGCATAAAATGTAATTAAGCTAGAAAAGCCTTTCAACGAAaggaaaattaacaaaatgtaaaactaCAATCACGATAAATCATGATATATTGATAGAActcaaatttttgcaaataaacagaGTACCGAAATAGCCTTAAACTAGAGTTGGTGTTTCGCTGGAGCTTCAAGAGGAACggcaaaaattttcaagaagCATCCCTATTGTGGCGTACTGTAAAACTTCAAACACAGTTTGCAAAAGATCAACAAAGAAAGCAATTTACAACAGGTCAGCAGAAATCGACGcggataaaaattttatacgattttttgttgaaacattAATCTGACTAAGGATGAATTTCAGAATTCTCGACGCTGCAGACAATAATGTGAGAAAAGGTGCAGTGTGGGAGAGCGAAGCCCATAGCTACCCATTCAAGTTGGGCATGCCGCTAAAGCAGAGTTTGACTTTTACGCCTGTCTAGAAACAGTTTAGTGGACTGGACTGGACACCGCCTGTGCTTTTACGACAAGAGTGGGCAAatataaagtaaaagtttttgcatgcTCGCCGTAAATCGTGTTTTGTAGCACAAGGTTTTGCGATTGACTTGAATCGTAAATTCGAACTAAAAACGTTGTTTAGGCTACTAATTttgtaaatgatttatttccccaaaataaactttttcatcGTTTTCGGACGAATCCTTATAGTAAAATTCAACTTGATGGGAAAAGATCAACAATGATCATTGCTAAAACCAAACGAAAATGGCACGTATTATGTGCTAAATATCTTGCTATTGTAAAACAACATAGAAATTGTAAGACAAATCACAATAATTCCATCAATTTTATAAGAAATAATCCAAACAGATAGTTAGACCATACAGCCTACTTTGTTTAGTGCGTATTGTTTGACCAatatcaaagttttatttgcacCGGTTGTGCATTTTAATTTACACCTCTGACTGTTGATGTGTTAACAAATttgactttaaaaataaagtatttcCAATCTGGAACGAACTGTATTCcaatttaatcaatttaacCAGAAATTTCCATCCATTGTGGAGGAGCTGTCgtaatataaattttatcatCACATTGCAGTTTCAGTGTAGGAATGAACCATGCAAGTAGCTCTTAAAGCCAAACCTGCCCGGGGCAAGTGAGAAAACCTTTAACTATATCTGCATAtcttatttgatttttaaagGTAGACTATGCTGTGCGTTCGTACTATCTGCGCGATTGTACGCTTCACCGTACAATTGCGGTCAAAGGAGGTTTCTTAAAGAGGAACACTTAAAGAGAATAtaaaggaaacaaaagaatAACCAGGGAGAGAAATCCCAATGTCCAACAATCAGATTGTAAAAAGGTAAGAGCTACATATCAGCCTGTGTTGTGCGTTTCACGTGCTTACTCTTTTTTTATGCCCTATAGGTCTGTCTGTCCTAGGTTTTACACCAGTAATCATTGCTTATGACATCGAAATACATTTATTGCTTGAAAACTATATGGTAAACCTACTCAAACGCATAGCGTATTCAGCATTTTTTTAGTATATTCTCGCTACACAATGTAAAATCtgaaataattaaatcagATGACTCTCTTTAATCTGTAACCGTGAAAGTTTTAGGATGTCGATCTGTGTGTGTATTGGTGTGTTgtccgttttttttttagtaatTACATCTTTAAAAAGCATACTTGCAGCCGAAGTTGAATGACTGGAAACTGGAAGCCAGCTCCCGGCGGCAGATTGTCTTATAATGCTAATGCATCTGGGTCGTGTCGGTAAATGCGCTTGCTTGGTAGGACACATATTGTGTGTATAAGCTTAGTTATAGTTGCAGTCCTTTAAAGCAATAGAAAGTTTAAGAACAGGTTGTGTAATTTGCGTTGGGATAAGATAGAAAACAATGGTAACATACAGTATTATGGTATACGGAAATCATAGTCAATACGAAAACTGTATTGACTATGGCAACCTATAGACTGTATAGAGCATAAATCAACGAGAAAAATAGTATACCACTTGAATTGATCGATATCTGGCTCGTGTACGTTGCTTGTGTAACAAATGTGACAAACGCTGGCGTTAGCAAGCGTGGAGCCCAACGCAAAAATGATAAGGGGGCCCCTTGccgattttaaataacttagtgtaattaataataataatatacaaacaaaatattaactcTTTGCAAATCATCTCCCGTTAAAGCTTTGCTTCTTGATATAGGTTATTTTCACTAAAACATTCTCTTAACTGTAAAAGCAAgttgtgaaataaaacaaagatttaGGCAAAGTAAAtgctaatttaatttttttgttttggtggtAAGTAACGCGGGGCCCAAGTAGGGTTGGGATCCCGGAAAATCTCGATCCCGAAAATCCTGGATTTTAATCCTTTTTCTAGTTTCGATCTCGGGATTAACTTTATCAAAATCCCGGGATTTCAAGAATGTAGCTATGAACGTCAAGGCGCTGCAATTTCGCATAAATTTgtagattttattttgatttaaagcagTTTTACAATACAAGCCGGCTACTCGGCTCTTGGAGATTTTGCCAATAAAATCAGGAGTCGCCTTAATGATAACACTCTCGATGCGCTCCTGTTTATTCGTCAATATTATAAGAAAGAAACACGGTTATTTATGTGTGTACTTTTTCCAATTTTATTAATTCCGAAAAATTCCGAAATTGTTGAGTAGAAATCCCGAGAAATCTCAATCCCATGATTTCT of the Clavelina lepadiformis chromosome 7, kaClaLepa1.1, whole genome shotgun sequence genome contains:
- the LOC143465343 gene encoding folylpolyglutamate synthase, mitochondrial-like, yielding MSSHFFRSLPKLYNRKQHALARYKPLYKDAVKSLMGFQKWEIYEGIKFDYNGTRTMLMKELLRNIDITDKDLNKMNVIHVAGSKGKGSTCTFVESILRHHGVRTGLLTSPHVIENRERFHIDGKPISAELFGNYFWEVCDRLGKFDNLQDVVPSYFWFLNMLGFYIFKHEKVDAVIVEVGIGGAYDSTNVVNQPTVCGITSLALEHTDDLGKSMKMVAWHKAGILKRNAPAFVVPQTPECMSVIQRKAEEIGTVVKVVPSLTDYWNDDDLIDLKLGLPGEHQTTNASLALQLSHYWLSRHQNNTGNRQELTYFNLQGSNSHALPFQISKLAKKALSESHLLGRAEKIKCGSVTFYLDGAHTAESIELAANWFREEAEKEAALLDVPCEKVLIFNVSGERDATSFLKLLQPFNFSGAIFTTNDMSLKKNLFLDETIRADNYSEEEESRKIHHNLNEWKSMCGGNPTNVENSHVFPSAADALCWLSSHLDEDTFNRIAPLASSEQIKVSSFHGKHVQVFVTGSFRLVGAYLRLLDFEQHT